From the Campylobacter sp. MIT 99-7217 genome, the window CTTTAATGCCTCGTTCTTTAAATGGTGGTCGCTATAAGACTCGAACTTATGACATCCACCTTGTAAGGGTGGCGCTCTACCAACTGAGCTAAGCGACCATGGTGTCCCGTGTTGGATTCGAACCAACGGCCACCTCCTTAAAAGGGAGATGCTCTACCGGCTGAGCTAACGAGACGAAATTAAAACTAAATTGTGATTATGCCAAAATAAAGGCTATTTTGTCAAGATAAAAATGATTTTTTGATTGAAATTTACTGCATTGTCAAAATTATTTCTTTTTTGGTTAAAGATTTTATTTTTTAAAAGCTTTTAATATGTTTTAAGAAATTATTAAGAAAAATTTAGCTAGACTTCTTGAAATTTATTTTGTTTTAAGAAAGGAAAAAGACTTATGATGCAAATGTGTCTGATGTGTAGCATGTCTGTGATGCAAAGTTAGTGTAAGTCTTTTAAGCTCAGTGCGAGTTTCTAAGGCTTGAGGCGGATAAGAAACTTGCAGGAGTGATGATATAAATAAATCTTCAAATCTCTCAAATTTTTTTACATAAGTTTTCTTATCCTTTATCGTTAATAAAGGAGAAAAAATGAATACCCTAGTAAAATTTAGTCTTAAAGAGCTTGATTTAGCTCTTCAAAGCAATAAAAACGAGCAAATTTTTGATGATTTGCGTCAGGTTTCAAGGAATTTGGGCATATTTTATCTTGTTGATCATTTTGTTGATGAGCTTTTGATAGAGGAACTTTTTGAGCTTTCAAAGCAGTTTTTTGCCTTACCACTTGAACAAAAAGAAGAAATAGCTATGATTAAATCTCCTCAGTTTAGAGGTTATTCTAAGGAAGGGGGAGAATACACAGCAGGAAGTAAGGATTATAGAGAGCAAATTGATCTTGGTACTGATAAAAAGCCTTTAAAATGGGATTTGAATTCCCCACTTTACAAGAGACTTGAGGGATCAAATCTCTATCCAAAAGCATTTCCAAGGCTTAAGGAGCTTTTTTTGAGCTATCAAGCCCAGACGAATAAAGCTGCAATTACTCTTTTGAAAGCTTTTTCTAAGGCTTTAGAGCTTGAAGACGATGCTTTTGATAAGCTTTATGGACAAAATACTTATGAACATTACAAAAT encodes:
- a CDS encoding isopenicillin N synthase family dioxygenase encodes the protein MNTLVKFSLKELDLALQSNKNEQIFDDLRQVSRNLGIFYLVDHFVDELLIEELFELSKQFFALPLEQKEEIAMIKSPQFRGYSKEGGEYTAGSKDYREQIDLGTDKKPLKWDLNSPLYKRLEGSNLYPKAFPRLKELFLSYQAQTNKAAITLLKAFSKALELEDDAFDKLYGQNTYEHYKIIRYPAAFDNNTQGVGAHKDGGLITFVLQHEEAGLQGLINGIWQDIPPVKNSFVVNIGEFLEMATNGYLKATIHRVNLSAKQRFSIAYFLGVQLDKDIPIFKLKEKYAKDAKGVDTDPKNPLLRNVAQNYFKRMIRSHPDVAKVHHSDLIEKFSFA